The following proteins come from a genomic window of Blastococcus sp. HT6-30:
- a CDS encoding DUF4177 domain-containing protein — protein sequence MAAARYEYKVEEIREGLVGGKMSGGKLEKVLNEHARQGWQLKAITAVEVKGRIGPGGVDGILVTFERPVA from the coding sequence ATGGCTGCGGCGCGCTACGAGTACAAGGTCGAGGAGATCCGCGAGGGGCTGGTCGGGGGCAAGATGTCCGGCGGGAAGCTGGAGAAGGTGCTCAACGAGCACGCCCGGCAGGGGTGGCAGCTCAAGGCCATCACCGCGGTCGAGGTGAAGGGGCGCATCGGCCCGGGTGGTGTGGACGGGATCCTGGTGACCTTCGAGCGCCCGGTCGCGTGA
- a CDS encoding PilZ domain-containing protein, with protein MQVLRHDNPLTATGLTLRQRLAYLYSLLAWFDSWRTLGLALVPVTALVTGLFPVEGPPLQFAVMAGVPFLLQQVALALLARGFAPARFAPLFEVVRLPSNLAATLSLVLRGAGRFTVTAKGRTGEDRTRARVPALLWVLAGVLAGSLLYTLASVAGWTPTAHRLGGATLVPVFWVATTLGFVVAGIRRIRDPRFAAERRDGHRFPAALPAVVDGAPARLVDVSLGGAQVRVHGTGASVGDEVELAVRVPDRAGHVVFRATVRSRADDVHRCSSWGGSGPSWPRCRRPPSGPVRPAGRPPWSPRSPPPSRR; from the coding sequence ATGCAGGTACTGCGGCACGACAACCCGCTCACCGCCACGGGGCTGACCCTGCGTCAGCGGCTGGCCTACCTGTACTCGCTGCTGGCGTGGTTCGACTCGTGGCGCACCCTGGGGCTGGCCCTGGTCCCGGTGACGGCCCTGGTCACCGGGCTGTTCCCGGTCGAGGGGCCGCCGCTGCAGTTCGCGGTCATGGCGGGTGTGCCGTTCCTGCTCCAGCAGGTGGCGCTCGCGCTGCTGGCCCGCGGGTTCGCCCCGGCGCGGTTCGCGCCGCTGTTCGAGGTGGTCCGCCTGCCCTCCAACCTGGCCGCGACCCTGTCGCTGGTGCTGCGGGGCGCCGGACGGTTCACGGTGACCGCCAAGGGGCGGACCGGCGAGGACCGGACCCGCGCCCGGGTGCCCGCGCTGCTCTGGGTGCTGGCCGGCGTGCTGGCCGGCAGCCTGCTGTACACGCTCGCGAGCGTCGCCGGGTGGACGCCGACCGCCCACCGGCTGGGCGGCGCCACCCTCGTGCCGGTGTTCTGGGTGGCGACCACCCTCGGGTTCGTCGTGGCCGGGATCCGCCGGATCCGCGACCCCCGCTTCGCGGCTGAACGCCGCGACGGTCACCGGTTCCCCGCGGCACTGCCCGCCGTGGTGGACGGCGCGCCGGCCCGGCTGGTCGACGTATCCCTGGGTGGCGCGCAGGTGCGCGTCCACGGGACCGGCGCGTCGGTCGGCGACGAGGTGGAGCTGGCCGTCCGGGTGCCCGACCGCGCCGGGCACGTCGTCTTCCGCGCCACCGTGCGCTCCCGGGCCGACGACGTGCACCGCTGCAGTTCGTGGGGCGGCAGTGGGCCGAGCTGGCCGCGCTGTCGGCGACCGCCTTCCGGGCCGGTGCGGCCCGCTGGACGGCCACCCTGGTCACCCCGCTCACCGCCCCCGAGCCGACGGTGA
- a CDS encoding glycosyltransferase, translating into MDRRALPGAGALRRRRPGAVRDDDLERRAGDRAPAPARPGSRRYVSRPEHDHAKAGNLNHALALVRTDLVAVLDADHVPDPDFLSRTVPYFADERLALVQTPQHFYNTSSFEHLRPGVDLHEESLFYRVIQAGKHHAGAAFWCGTNAVLRVGALREVGGVATESLTEDLHTTMKLHRAGWRSTYHNEVLARGLAAGSPDAFYAQRRRWAGVRCRYCGTTTRSPPRG; encoded by the coding sequence GTGGATCGGCGTGCCCTTCCTGGCGCTGGAGCTCTACGGCGGCGTCGCCCTGGTGCTGTTCGTGATGACGACCTGGAACGTCGCGCCGGCGACCGTGCCCCCGCCCCGGCCCGGCCCGGCAGCCGTCGCTACGTCAGCCGGCCCGAGCACGACCACGCCAAGGCCGGCAACCTCAACCACGCGCTGGCCCTGGTGCGCACCGATCTGGTGGCCGTCCTCGACGCCGACCACGTGCCGGATCCGGATTTCCTCAGCCGCACGGTGCCCTACTTCGCCGACGAGCGGCTGGCGCTGGTGCAGACGCCGCAGCACTTCTACAACACCAGTTCCTTCGAGCACCTGCGCCCGGGCGTGGACCTGCACGAGGAGTCGCTGTTCTACCGGGTGATCCAGGCCGGCAAGCACCACGCCGGCGCCGCCTTCTGGTGCGGTACCAACGCGGTCCTGCGCGTCGGTGCGCTGCGGGAGGTCGGCGGGGTGGCGACGGAGTCGCTCACCGAGGACCTGCACACCACGATGAAGCTGCACCGCGCCGGCTGGCGCAGCACCTACCACAACGAGGTGCTCGCCCGCGGTCTCGCGGCCGGCAGTCCGGACGCGTTCTACGCCCAGCGTCGCCGGTGGGCCGGGGTGCGATGCAGGTACTGCGGCACGACAACCCGCTCACCGCCACGGGGCTGA
- the mgrA gene encoding L-glyceraldehyde 3-phosphate reductase, which translates to MPYSAADDRYDSMTYRRTGRSGLDLPVISLGLWHNFGDDVPLDRQRDILRRAFDLGITHIDLANNYGPPYGSAETNFGRHLADDLRPYRDELVISTKAGYDMWPGPYGQGGGSRKYLLSSLDQSLTRMGLEYVDIFYSHRPDPATPLEETMGALDTAVRSGKALYAGISSYSPEDTARAAAILADLGTPLLIHQPSYSMLNRWIERDGLLDTLADVGAGCIAFSPLAQGMLTDKYLGGVPEGSRASQGKSLSPDLLTEDALGHVRALDEIARGRGQSLAQMALAWALRDERVTTVLVGASSVGQLEQNVGALATLEFADDELAAIDQHAVDSDIDLWEGPRTGA; encoded by the coding sequence ATGCCCTACTCCGCAGCCGACGACCGCTACGACTCCATGACCTACCGCCGCACCGGGCGCAGCGGCCTGGACCTGCCGGTGATCAGCCTGGGCCTCTGGCACAACTTCGGGGACGACGTCCCCCTCGACCGGCAGCGGGACATCCTCCGCCGGGCCTTCGACCTCGGCATCACGCACATCGACCTGGCGAACAACTACGGGCCGCCCTACGGCAGCGCGGAGACCAACTTCGGCCGGCACCTGGCCGACGACCTCCGGCCCTACCGCGACGAGCTCGTCATCAGCACGAAGGCCGGCTACGACATGTGGCCCGGCCCGTACGGCCAGGGCGGTGGCTCGCGCAAGTACCTGCTGTCGAGCCTGGACCAGTCGCTCACCCGGATGGGCCTGGAGTACGTCGACATCTTCTACTCCCACCGGCCCGACCCCGCCACGCCGCTCGAGGAGACGATGGGGGCGCTGGACACCGCGGTCCGCTCGGGCAAGGCGCTGTACGCCGGCATCTCGTCCTACTCGCCCGAGGACACCGCGAGGGCGGCCGCGATCCTGGCCGACCTGGGGACGCCGCTGCTGATCCACCAGCCCTCGTACTCCATGCTCAACCGCTGGATCGAGCGCGACGGGCTGCTGGACACCCTCGCCGACGTGGGCGCGGGCTGCATCGCGTTCTCCCCGCTGGCGCAGGGGATGCTCACCGACAAGTACCTCGGCGGCGTCCCGGAGGGCTCGCGGGCCAGCCAGGGCAAGTCGCTGTCCCCGGACCTCCTGACCGAGGACGCGCTCGGCCACGTCCGCGCGCTGGACGAGATCGCGCGGGGCCGCGGTCAGAGCCTCGCCCAGATGGCGCTCGCCTGGGCGCTGCGGGACGAGCGGGTGACCACGGTGCTGGTGGGGGCCAGCAGCGTCGGTCAGCTGGAGCAGAACGTGGGGGCGCTGGCCACGCTGGAGTTCGCCGACGACGAGCTGGCCGCCATCGACCAGCACGCCGTCGACAGCGACATCGACCTGTGGGAAGGCCCGCGCACCGGCGCCTGA
- a CDS encoding glycerate kinase — MSASGSGPPISPLIVVAPDKFKGSVDAVGAAAALARGLRRRLPGVRVVEHPIADGGEGSVEMVLAHGFRRVSREVSGPTGKPLTATYALRGDTALVEMAAAAGLGRLPEGGPDDRTARTASTYGVGELVRDALDRGARRIVLAVGGSATTDGGAGMVVALGARTWTASGQLWPRGGADLPDVVRLDLDGLDPRLAGATVTVACDVDNPLTGPSGAAAVYGPQKGATAETVALLDRALGHWADAVAAATGRDLRDLPGAGAAGGLGFGAASLLGAEVRSGIDTLLDLSGFSGTLAGADLVIVGEGSLDEQSLHGKGPIGVAAAAGRAGARVVAVAGRSTVALDRLRHLGIDDVHTLAQLEPDLERSMRHATDLLETTAERIAAGWLRDRSEGTPTT, encoded by the coding sequence ATGTCGGCGAGCGGCTCCGGGCCCCCCATCTCCCCGCTGATCGTGGTGGCTCCTGACAAGTTCAAGGGATCCGTCGACGCCGTCGGCGCCGCTGCCGCGCTGGCCCGCGGACTCCGGCGCCGGCTGCCCGGTGTCCGGGTGGTGGAGCACCCGATCGCCGACGGCGGCGAGGGGTCGGTGGAGATGGTCCTGGCGCACGGGTTCCGGCGCGTGTCGCGCGAGGTGAGCGGCCCGACGGGGAAGCCCCTCACGGCGACGTATGCGCTGCGAGGAGACACCGCACTGGTGGAGATGGCCGCGGCCGCGGGCCTCGGCCGGCTGCCCGAGGGGGGGCCGGACGACCGCACCGCGCGCACGGCCTCCACCTACGGCGTCGGGGAACTCGTCCGCGACGCGTTGGACCGGGGAGCCCGCCGGATCGTGCTCGCCGTCGGAGGCAGCGCCACGACCGACGGCGGGGCGGGCATGGTGGTCGCGCTGGGCGCTCGCACGTGGACGGCGTCCGGACAGCTGTGGCCCCGGGGCGGGGCCGACCTGCCGGACGTCGTTCGGCTCGACCTCGACGGCCTGGACCCGCGCCTGGCCGGCGCGACCGTCACGGTGGCCTGTGACGTCGACAACCCGCTGACCGGACCGTCCGGGGCGGCGGCCGTGTACGGCCCGCAGAAGGGCGCGACCGCGGAGACCGTCGCGCTGCTCGACCGGGCACTGGGGCACTGGGCGGACGCGGTGGCCGCCGCGACCGGACGCGACCTGCGCGACCTCCCGGGGGCGGGCGCTGCCGGCGGTCTTGGCTTCGGTGCCGCGTCACTCCTGGGGGCCGAGGTGCGTTCGGGTATCGACACGCTACTGGACCTGAGCGGTTTCTCCGGCACTCTCGCCGGCGCCGATCTGGTGATCGTGGGCGAGGGCTCGCTGGACGAGCAGAGCCTGCACGGCAAGGGCCCGATCGGCGTGGCCGCCGCTGCAGGACGGGCCGGGGCCCGCGTCGTCGCCGTGGCCGGTCGCAGCACCGTCGCGCTCGACCGGTTGCGCCACCTCGGGATCGACGACGTCCACACCTTGGCCCAGCTCGAACCCGATCTCGAGCGGAGCATGCGGCACGCGACCGACCTGCTCGAGACGACCGCCGAACGGATCGCAGCCGGATGGCTGCGCGACCGATCGGAGGGGACTCCGACGACATGA
- the serA gene encoding phosphoglycerate dehydrogenase, whose translation MTGTLGRALLLENIHPSAVEVLRGAGFEVEQRPGSLAPDDLADALQGVTLLGIRSNTTVTAEVIAKAGDLAAIGCFCIGTNQVDLAAATDTAVPVFNAPYSNSRSVVELVIGEIIALSRRLTVKNQAMHNGVWDKSAGGSYEVRGRTLGIVGYGNIGTQLANVAEALGMRVVFFDIADRPIHGNARRMSSLDQLLETADVVSLHVDGRPGNAGMFGDQQLAKMKPGAIFINASRGMVVDDSALRDHLLAGHLGGAALDVFPVEPKAQGDSFESVLRGLENVILTPHIAASTKEAQEEIGWFVAGKLLNYVRSGDTSLSVNFPRVQLPAQTSAQRLSYLHHNVPGVLAELNSVVSAVGLNIEAQALSTTGQLGYVLTDFDSRPSEELIQRIAALPHTITARLIGEVGNEAGARSRSGRS comes from the coding sequence ATGACCGGCACGCTGGGCCGCGCGCTGCTGCTCGAGAACATCCACCCGAGCGCCGTAGAGGTGCTACGGGGAGCCGGCTTCGAGGTCGAGCAACGACCGGGCTCACTGGCCCCGGACGACCTGGCCGACGCGCTGCAAGGCGTCACCCTCCTCGGCATCCGGTCCAACACGACGGTGACCGCTGAGGTCATCGCCAAGGCTGGCGACCTCGCGGCCATCGGTTGCTTCTGCATCGGGACGAACCAGGTGGACCTGGCGGCCGCCACAGATACCGCGGTCCCAGTGTTCAACGCGCCGTACAGCAACTCCCGGAGCGTGGTGGAGCTCGTCATCGGCGAGATCATCGCCCTGTCACGCCGACTCACGGTGAAGAACCAAGCGATGCACAACGGCGTGTGGGACAAGTCTGCCGGCGGGAGCTACGAGGTCCGAGGCAGGACGCTCGGCATCGTCGGTTACGGCAACATCGGCACTCAACTCGCCAACGTGGCGGAGGCGCTCGGCATGCGAGTCGTCTTCTTCGACATCGCTGATCGGCCCATCCACGGCAACGCTCGGCGCATGTCGAGCCTCGACCAGCTTCTCGAGACAGCCGACGTGGTCAGCCTTCACGTCGACGGGCGCCCTGGCAACGCCGGGATGTTCGGCGACCAGCAACTGGCCAAGATGAAGCCCGGCGCGATCTTCATCAACGCCTCACGCGGCATGGTCGTCGACGACTCCGCACTGCGTGACCACCTCCTCGCCGGCCACCTCGGCGGCGCGGCCCTGGACGTGTTCCCCGTCGAGCCGAAGGCTCAAGGCGACTCCTTCGAGTCAGTGCTCCGCGGCCTCGAGAACGTCATCCTCACGCCGCACATCGCTGCCTCGACCAAGGAAGCGCAGGAAGAGATCGGGTGGTTCGTCGCGGGCAAGCTGCTCAACTACGTCAGGTCCGGTGACACCAGCCTGTCGGTCAACTTTCCGCGCGTACAGCTTCCGGCTCAGACCAGCGCTCAGCGGCTGAGCTACCTGCACCACAACGTGCCCGGGGTCCTCGCGGAGCTGAACAGCGTCGTCAGCGCGGTGGGTTTGAACATCGAGGCGCAGGCTCTCTCGACGACCGGACAGCTCGGCTACGTGCTCACCGACTTCGACAGCCGGCCTTCCGAAGAACTGATCCAGCGGATCGCCGCCCTACCGCACACGATCACCGCACGGCTGATCGGCGAGGTCGGGAACGAGGCAGGGGCCCGTTCGCGGTCCGGCCGCAGCTGA
- a CDS encoding vitamin B12-dependent ribonucleotide reductase, translated as MTDTDDRVAGPRTRRGAKAPSRGKGLKIKRVFTTAGVHPYDEVTWERRDVVMTNWRDGSINFEQRGVEFPAEWSINATNIVTTKYFRGAVGTSQREASLRQLIDRVVLTYTEVGREHGYFATEGDAEIFEHELTWMLLHQYFSFNSPVWFNVGTSAPQQVSACFILAVDDEMDSILNWYREEGLIFKGGSGAGLNLSRIRSSKELLSSGGTASGPVSFMRGADASAGTIKSGGATRRAAKMVVLDIDHPDIEEFIETKAREEDKIRALRDAGYDMDLGGKDITSVQYQNANNSVRVSDEFMRAVEEGDEFGLRARLDGSVIETVDAKSLFRKVTQAAWECADPGIQYDDTINDWHTNPETGRINASNPCSEYMSLDNSSCNLASLNLMKFLKDDGTFDAKNFVKAVELVITAMDISICFADFPTEPIGETTRAYRQLGIGYANLGALLMATGHAYDSRGGQTLAAAITSLMTGTAYRRSAELAGIVGAYEGFARNADAHARVMRKHAAANDAIRPVGADDADVLKVATQQWQECLEIGADNGWRNAQASVLAPTGTIGFMMDCDTTGIEPDFSLVKFKKLVGGGSMQIVNQTVPRALRSLGYQEEQIEAIVEYIAEHGHVVDAPSLRPEHYEVFDCAMGERAISPMGHVRMMAAVQPFISGAISKTVNMPETATVEDVETIYFQGWKMGLKALAIYRDNCKVGQPLSGGKGKNDGTKAEAKVEASAPSALSHPVRKRLPKKRTSVTTSFSVAGAEGYMTAGMYEDGSLGEVFLKLGKQGSTLAGVMDAFSIGISLALQHGVPLETYISKFTNMRFEPAGMTDDPDIRIAQSVMDYIFRRLALDHLPVDKRAGLGIFTAEERAAQVSGYGTSASTATVQEEEVDLEQLRGSAPIETSKVDEKVTPAGPKSVKEAHSSAELLELVTGTATDAPLCMTCGTKMRPAGSCYVCEGCGSTSGCS; from the coding sequence ATGACCGATACCGACGACCGCGTGGCCGGTCCCCGCACCCGCCGCGGCGCCAAGGCGCCCAGCCGGGGCAAGGGCCTCAAGATCAAGCGCGTCTTCACCACCGCCGGTGTGCACCCGTACGACGAGGTGACCTGGGAGCGCCGCGACGTCGTCATGACCAACTGGCGGGACGGCTCGATCAACTTCGAGCAGCGCGGTGTCGAGTTCCCGGCCGAGTGGAGCATCAACGCCACCAACATCGTCACCACGAAGTACTTCCGCGGCGCGGTCGGCACCTCCCAGCGGGAGGCCAGCCTGCGCCAGCTGATCGACCGCGTGGTGCTCACCTACACCGAGGTCGGCCGCGAGCACGGCTACTTCGCCACCGAGGGCGACGCCGAGATCTTCGAGCACGAGCTGACCTGGATGCTGCTGCACCAGTACTTCAGCTTCAACTCGCCCGTCTGGTTCAACGTCGGCACGAGCGCCCCGCAGCAGGTCAGCGCCTGCTTCATCCTCGCCGTCGACGACGAGATGGACTCGATCCTGAACTGGTACCGCGAGGAGGGCCTGATCTTCAAGGGCGGCTCCGGTGCCGGCCTGAACCTCTCCCGCATCCGCTCCTCCAAGGAGCTGCTCTCCTCCGGCGGCACCGCCTCGGGCCCGGTCAGCTTCATGCGCGGCGCCGACGCCTCGGCCGGGACCATCAAGTCCGGTGGCGCCACCCGGCGCGCGGCCAAGATGGTCGTCCTCGACATCGACCACCCCGACATCGAGGAGTTCATCGAGACCAAGGCGCGCGAGGAGGACAAGATCCGCGCGCTGCGCGACGCCGGGTACGACATGGATCTCGGCGGCAAGGACATCACCAGCGTCCAGTACCAGAACGCCAACAACTCCGTCCGTGTCTCCGACGAGTTCATGCGCGCGGTGGAGGAGGGCGACGAGTTCGGTCTGCGCGCCCGCCTGGACGGATCGGTCATCGAGACGGTCGACGCCAAGTCGCTGTTCCGCAAGGTCACCCAGGCCGCCTGGGAGTGCGCCGACCCGGGCATCCAGTACGACGACACGATCAACGACTGGCACACCAACCCCGAGACCGGCCGCATCAACGCGTCCAACCCCTGCTCGGAGTACATGAGCCTGGACAACAGCTCGTGCAACCTGGCGTCGCTGAACCTCATGAAGTTCCTCAAGGACGACGGCACGTTCGACGCCAAGAACTTCGTGAAGGCCGTCGAGCTGGTCATCACCGCGATGGACATCTCGATCTGCTTCGCGGACTTCCCGACCGAGCCGATCGGTGAGACGACCCGCGCCTACCGCCAGCTGGGCATCGGCTACGCCAACCTGGGCGCCTTGCTCATGGCGACCGGCCACGCCTACGACTCGCGCGGTGGCCAGACGCTGGCAGCGGCGATCACCTCGCTGATGACCGGCACCGCCTACCGGCGCTCGGCCGAGCTCGCCGGCATCGTGGGTGCCTACGAGGGCTTCGCGCGCAACGCCGACGCCCATGCCCGGGTCATGCGGAAGCACGCCGCGGCCAACGACGCCATCCGCCCGGTCGGTGCCGACGACGCCGACGTGCTCAAGGTCGCCACCCAGCAGTGGCAGGAGTGCCTGGAGATCGGCGCCGACAACGGCTGGCGCAACGCGCAGGCCTCGGTGCTGGCCCCCACCGGCACCATCGGCTTCATGATGGACTGCGACACGACCGGCATCGAGCCGGACTTCTCGCTGGTCAAGTTCAAGAAGCTGGTCGGCGGCGGCTCCATGCAGATCGTCAACCAGACGGTGCCGCGGGCGCTGCGCAGCCTGGGCTACCAGGAGGAGCAGATCGAGGCGATCGTCGAGTACATCGCCGAGCACGGCCACGTCGTCGACGCCCCGAGCCTGCGCCCGGAGCACTACGAGGTGTTCGACTGCGCCATGGGGGAGCGGGCCATCAGCCCGATGGGCCACGTCCGCATGATGGCCGCCGTCCAGCCGTTCATCTCCGGCGCCATCAGCAAGACGGTCAACATGCCCGAGACGGCGACCGTCGAGGACGTCGAGACGATCTACTTCCAGGGCTGGAAGATGGGCCTCAAGGCACTGGCCATCTACCGCGACAACTGCAAGGTCGGCCAGCCGCTGTCCGGGGGCAAGGGCAAGAACGACGGCACCAAGGCCGAGGCCAAGGTCGAGGCGTCGGCCCCCAGCGCGCTGTCGCACCCGGTGCGCAAGCGGCTGCCGAAGAAGCGGACGAGCGTCACCACCTCGTTCAGCGTCGCCGGCGCCGAGGGCTACATGACCGCCGGCATGTACGAGGACGGCAGCCTCGGTGAGGTGTTCCTGAAGCTCGGCAAGCAGGGCTCGACCCTCGCCGGTGTGATGGACGCCTTCTCGATCGGCATCTCGCTGGCCCTGCAGCACGGTGTCCCGCTGGAGACCTACATCTCCAAGTTCACCAACATGCGCTTCGAGCCGGCCGGCATGACCGACGACCCGGACATCCGGATCGCCCAGTCCGTGATGGACTACATCTTCCGTCGTCTGGCGCTGGACCACCTGCCGGTGGACAAGCGTGCCGGCCTGGGCATCTTCACCGCCGAGGAGCGGGCCGCACAGGTCTCCGGTTACGGAACCTCCGCGTCGACGGCCACCGTGCAGGAGGAGGAGGTCGACCTGGAGCAGCTGCGTGGCTCCGCGCCGATCGAGACGTCCAAGGTGGATGAGAAGGTCACCCCCGCGGGGCCGAAGTCGGTCAAGGAGGCCCACTCCTCGGCCGAGCTCCTCGAGTTGGTCACCGGGACCGCCACCGACGCGCCGCTGTGCATGACCTGCGGCACGAAGATGCGCCCGGCCGGTAGCTGCTACGTCTGCGAGGGCTGTGGCTCCACCAGCGGCTGCAGCTGA
- the nrdR gene encoding transcriptional regulator NrdR — protein sequence MRCPFCHNADSRVIDSREADEGATTRRRRSCPACGRRFTTVEEAVLAVVKRNGVSEPFNRSKVVAGVRRACQGRPVDEDQLKLLAQQVEDAIRASGAAEVPSHEVGLAILRPLRELDEVAYLRFASVYRAFTSLEDFEKEITELRARHLAAGTPPLPGMQGDPPVRRRGGGRGQPVASGSPAGT from the coding sequence GTGCGATGCCCGTTCTGCCACAACGCCGACAGCCGGGTGATCGACTCGCGCGAGGCCGATGAGGGCGCCACCACCCGGCGTCGCCGGTCCTGCCCCGCGTGCGGGCGGAGGTTCACCACCGTCGAGGAGGCGGTGCTCGCCGTCGTCAAGCGCAACGGCGTGAGCGAGCCCTTCAACCGCAGCAAGGTGGTCGCCGGCGTCCGGCGGGCCTGCCAGGGCCGTCCGGTCGACGAGGACCAGCTCAAGCTGCTCGCCCAGCAGGTGGAGGACGCCATCCGCGCCAGCGGCGCGGCGGAGGTGCCCAGCCACGAGGTCGGGCTGGCGATCCTGCGACCGCTGCGCGAGCTCGACGAGGTCGCCTACCTGCGCTTCGCCAGCGTGTACCGGGCCTTCACCTCGCTCGAGGACTTCGAGAAGGAGATCACCGAGCTGCGTGCCCGGCACCTGGCGGCGGGTACCCCGCCGCTGCCGGGCATGCAGGGGGACCCGCCGGTCCGCCGGCGGGGTGGGGGCCGGGGGCAGCCGGTCGCCTCCGGCAGCCCTGCCGGCACCTGA
- a CDS encoding LysM peptidoglycan-binding domain-containing protein translates to MAGSAAATVRGEMPGAVRERLERRPERHLRVLPPVPRAYAVAPAAGGGAAGRSARGARPAVALGHAAGWPGKPALPPLRLTARGRRLVAALALLLVLCVVALGTAVLGGDGAGLELMGTTRVIVEPGDTLWSIASAAAGGRDVREVVDGIQLLNGLDGSAILPGQVLRLP, encoded by the coding sequence ATGGCCGGCAGTGCGGCAGCGACGGTGCGCGGAGAGATGCCCGGCGCGGTGCGGGAGCGGCTCGAGCGGCGGCCGGAGCGGCACCTGCGCGTGCTGCCGCCGGTCCCGCGCGCCTACGCGGTCGCACCGGCGGCCGGAGGTGGGGCCGCGGGCCGGTCGGCGCGCGGCGCCCGTCCCGCCGTAGCCCTGGGGCATGCCGCAGGGTGGCCGGGGAAGCCGGCGCTGCCACCTCTCCGGCTGACCGCTCGCGGTCGCCGGCTCGTGGCCGCCCTCGCGCTGCTGCTGGTCCTCTGCGTGGTCGCGCTCGGGACCGCGGTGCTCGGCGGGGACGGTGCCGGCCTGGAGCTGATGGGGACGACGAGGGTCATCGTCGAGCCGGGGGACACGCTGTGGTCGATCGCGAGCGCAGCGGCGGGTGGGCGGGACGTGCGGGAGGTCGTCGACGGCATCCAGCTGTTGAACGGCCTCGACGGCTCGGCGATCCTGCCGGGGCAGGTCCTGCGGCTGCCCTGA
- the lexA gene encoding transcriptional repressor LexA: MTNSSGTSGGRRGSRSAAPGTADASASVRAFPDRTADGDGLTQRQRRVLEVIRDSIDRRGYPPSVREIGEAVGLSSASSVAHQLSVLQKKGWLRRDPNRPRALDVRLPGDAGRAAAVEPLVVGDGEQASAPTYVPLVGRIAAGGPVLAEQAVEDVFPLPRELVGEGTVFMLKVVGDSMVEAAICDGDWVVVRQQPTAENGEIVAAMIDGEATVKTYKRRDGHVWLLPQNPAYEPIPGDEATILGRVVSVLRRV; this comes from the coding sequence GTGACGAACTCGAGCGGGACGTCCGGCGGCCGACGCGGGAGCCGGAGCGCCGCCCCGGGGACGGCCGACGCCTCGGCGTCGGTGCGCGCCTTTCCGGACCGGACGGCCGACGGTGACGGACTCACCCAGCGGCAGCGCCGGGTGCTGGAGGTCATCCGCGACTCGATCGACCGTCGCGGCTACCCGCCCTCGGTGCGCGAGATCGGCGAGGCGGTCGGGTTGTCGTCGGCCTCCTCGGTCGCGCACCAGCTGTCGGTCCTCCAGAAGAAGGGCTGGCTGCGCCGCGACCCCAACCGGCCGCGCGCCCTCGACGTCCGGCTGCCCGGCGACGCAGGACGCGCCGCCGCCGTCGAGCCGCTCGTGGTCGGCGACGGCGAGCAGGCCTCTGCCCCGACGTACGTACCCCTGGTCGGGCGGATCGCCGCCGGTGGTCCCGTGCTCGCCGAGCAGGCGGTGGAGGACGTCTTCCCGCTCCCCCGCGAACTCGTCGGCGAGGGAACGGTGTTCATGCTCAAGGTGGTCGGTGACTCGATGGTCGAGGCGGCGATCTGCGACGGCGACTGGGTCGTCGTCCGCCAGCAGCCGACGGCCGAGAACGGGGAGATCGTGGCCGCCATGATCGACGGTGAAGCAACGGTGAAGACCTACAAGCGCCGCGACGGTCACGTGTGGCTCCTGCCGCAGAACCCCGCCTACGAGCCCATCCCCGGCGACGAGGCCACGATCCTCGGCCGGGTCGTGTCGGTCCTGCGCAGGGTCTGA